A genomic window from Cutibacterium acnes includes:
- the polA gene encoding DNA polymerase I, which translates to MSETTQPILMVLDGHSMAFRAFYALPVENFTTSTGQHTNAVHGFVAMLINLLRNEKPTHVAVAWDLAGGTFRTTEYSEYKAGRAAIPPEFPGQIDLIKEVLDALRIVHLSKENYEADDILATLSTRATTEGFKTLLVSGDRDAMQLVNDQVTVLYPRKGVSDLARMTPEAVEEKYLVPPARYPELAALVGESADHLLGVPGVGPKTAVKWLTAYDGLENLIRQADTVKGKAGQSFRDHLDDVIRNRKLNALVRDLDLDLTLAELARHPWDPKATRAVFDTLEFRTLWDRVRALATESDADGVDEVDDTLEISGTVLEPRTLNDWLSTTAGRIGVDVTGSWGSGSGDVEAVALGGVDGNAVWFDAAELSPEDEDVFAAWLADKDRPKVMHSAKGPVEALAERGWEVAGLTCDTELASYLLHPDRRAHKFDDAVRTHLNVALGEAEENSDQAMLDFGEDHFAESMERAVAVTRLADVMEKEVEARGGAELLHDVEMGVQRCLISMERAGIAVDTDIFEGLRSEFDERVTRAQEAAWEAAGEKINLSSPKQLQGVLFDKLDMPKTRRTKSGYTTDADALAGLYETTEHPFLAHLLEHRDAIKLRQTVDGLLKEIRDDGRVHTTYMQTVAVTGRLSSKDPNLQNIPMRTEEGRRIREGFVVGEGYESLLSADYSQIEMRIMAHVSGDQSLIDAFQSGQDFHTVTASHVFGVAPEDVSVAQRSKIKAMNYGLAYGLSAYGLSNQLKVSVGEAKELMADYFSRFGKVHEYLEEVVDQARRQGYTETLLGRRRYLPDLTSTNRQRRDMAERAALNAPIQGSAADLIKLAMLATDQKLAEAALTSRVLLQVHDELILEVAKGEEEKVREIVTNAMGHAMDLSVPLTVSIGVGRSWFDAAH; encoded by the coding sequence GCTTCGTCGCGATGCTTATCAACCTGCTGCGTAACGAGAAGCCCACCCACGTCGCGGTGGCATGGGATCTTGCCGGAGGCACTTTCCGCACCACCGAATACTCCGAGTACAAAGCCGGTCGTGCCGCTATTCCGCCAGAGTTCCCCGGTCAGATTGACCTCATCAAAGAGGTCCTCGATGCTCTTCGCATCGTTCACTTGTCTAAGGAGAACTACGAGGCCGACGACATCCTTGCCACTTTGTCGACCCGGGCGACTACAGAGGGATTCAAAACGCTGCTGGTTTCTGGGGACCGTGACGCCATGCAGCTGGTTAACGATCAGGTGACGGTGCTTTACCCACGCAAGGGCGTTTCAGACCTTGCTCGCATGACGCCGGAGGCCGTTGAGGAGAAATACCTGGTGCCTCCGGCACGGTACCCGGAGCTGGCAGCTTTGGTGGGGGAGAGCGCCGACCATCTGCTCGGGGTTCCCGGTGTTGGCCCTAAGACAGCGGTGAAGTGGCTAACGGCTTATGACGGTCTGGAAAACCTCATCCGTCAGGCCGACACCGTTAAGGGGAAGGCGGGACAGTCCTTCCGCGATCACCTCGACGACGTCATCCGTAACCGCAAGCTCAATGCCTTGGTCCGTGACCTTGACCTTGACCTCACCCTGGCCGAGCTTGCCCGTCATCCCTGGGACCCGAAGGCTACTCGCGCGGTCTTTGACACCCTGGAATTTCGCACCCTGTGGGACCGCGTTCGTGCCCTGGCCACCGAATCTGATGCCGATGGGGTCGATGAAGTCGACGACACCCTCGAGATCTCAGGGACGGTCCTGGAACCACGGACATTGAATGATTGGCTGTCCACAACTGCAGGTCGCATAGGCGTCGACGTCACTGGTAGCTGGGGAAGTGGATCTGGAGATGTGGAAGCTGTCGCGCTGGGAGGCGTCGACGGTAATGCAGTGTGGTTCGACGCCGCCGAGTTGAGCCCTGAAGACGAGGACGTCTTTGCCGCCTGGCTGGCCGACAAAGACCGTCCTAAGGTCATGCATTCAGCCAAGGGTCCGGTAGAGGCCCTCGCCGAGCGCGGCTGGGAGGTCGCGGGCCTGACCTGTGATACCGAGCTTGCCTCGTACTTGCTGCATCCAGATCGCCGTGCCCACAAGTTTGACGATGCGGTACGTACCCACCTCAACGTCGCCCTGGGTGAGGCAGAGGAAAACTCTGACCAGGCCATGCTCGATTTTGGGGAAGACCATTTTGCTGAGTCGATGGAGAGAGCAGTGGCTGTCACCAGGCTGGCTGACGTCATGGAGAAAGAGGTCGAGGCGCGCGGCGGGGCCGAGCTGCTGCATGATGTCGAGATGGGGGTACAGAGGTGCCTTATCTCAATGGAGCGTGCCGGTATCGCCGTCGATACGGACATCTTTGAAGGGTTGCGCTCCGAGTTCGACGAGCGGGTAACACGAGCCCAGGAGGCTGCGTGGGAAGCAGCTGGGGAGAAGATCAATCTGTCCTCGCCTAAACAGTTGCAGGGAGTGCTGTTCGACAAGCTCGATATGCCTAAGACCCGGCGTACTAAGTCCGGGTACACGACTGACGCGGACGCTCTGGCTGGGTTGTACGAGACGACCGAGCATCCTTTCCTTGCCCATCTTCTCGAGCACCGAGACGCCATCAAGTTGCGTCAGACCGTTGATGGGTTGCTCAAGGAGATCCGTGATGACGGTCGAGTCCACACCACGTATATGCAGACGGTTGCCGTGACTGGAAGATTGTCGAGCAAGGACCCGAACCTTCAAAACATTCCGATGCGTACCGAAGAGGGACGACGCATCCGCGAAGGGTTTGTTGTCGGTGAGGGGTACGAATCCCTCCTGAGCGCTGACTACTCGCAGATCGAGATGCGGATTATGGCGCACGTATCTGGGGACCAATCTCTCATTGACGCCTTCCAGTCGGGTCAGGACTTTCACACCGTGACGGCATCACACGTATTCGGCGTTGCTCCCGAGGATGTCAGCGTGGCGCAACGTTCCAAGATCAAGGCCATGAATTACGGACTGGCCTATGGATTGAGTGCCTATGGGTTATCTAACCAGCTCAAGGTCAGCGTGGGTGAGGCTAAAGAACTCATGGCCGACTACTTCAGCCGGTTCGGAAAGGTACATGAGTATCTCGAAGAAGTCGTTGACCAGGCGCGTCGTCAGGGATACACCGAGACTCTCCTGGGACGTCGTCGTTACCTTCCTGACCTCACCTCAACAAACCGTCAGCGCCGAGACATGGCCGAGCGTGCCGCCCTCAACGCTCCCATTCAGGGATCGGCAGCGGACCTCATCAAACTGGCCATGCTCGCCACCGACCAGAAACTTGCTGAGGCAGCTTTGACAAGCCGGGTGTTGCTGCAGGTTCATGATGAACTCATCCTTGAGGTTGCCAAGGGTGAAGAGGAGAAGGTTCGCGAGATCGTTACCAACGCTATGGGACACGCCATGGACCTATCGGTCCCGTTGACGGTGTCAATTGGGGTCGGACGGTCCTGGTTCGATGCTGCGCACTGA
- a CDS encoding (Fe-S)-binding protein, which translates to MFGGVMPGEKTTEFAIISLLTAAGIGVTVPEGINSLCCGTPWKSKGMTQGYATMRRRVVDIMRQSTRDGELTVISDAVSCSEGFVHELEYEGVKDIRVVDAVQYVADEVLPIMPGLPKVASAALHPTCSSTRIDWNASLQRCAEAVADEVVVADAWGCCGFAGDRGMLHPELTKSATRREATELAEREFDLYLSANRTCELGMERATGKPWRHALSVLAERMVEYAPA; encoded by the coding sequence ATGTTCGGTGGCGTCATGCCGGGCGAGAAGACAACCGAGTTTGCGATAATTTCTCTGCTTACCGCGGCTGGGATCGGGGTGACTGTTCCTGAGGGGATCAATTCGCTGTGCTGCGGCACCCCGTGGAAATCCAAGGGGATGACACAGGGGTACGCGACGATGCGTCGTCGTGTGGTTGACATCATGCGCCAATCTACCCGAGACGGCGAACTGACGGTGATCTCCGACGCGGTGAGTTGCTCGGAAGGCTTCGTCCACGAGCTCGAGTATGAAGGTGTCAAGGACATTCGAGTAGTCGATGCTGTCCAGTACGTCGCCGACGAGGTTCTGCCTATCATGCCGGGGCTACCCAAGGTCGCGTCGGCGGCACTCCACCCAACATGCTCGTCGACCCGGATAGACTGGAACGCCTCGTTGCAGCGCTGTGCCGAAGCGGTGGCAGACGAAGTCGTCGTCGCCGACGCCTGGGGCTGCTGCGGGTTCGCTGGGGACCGCGGCATGCTACATCCAGAGCTCACCAAGTCAGCCACTCGCCGCGAGGCAACGGAGCTAGCAGAACGAGAATTCGACCTCTATCTGTCCGCCAACCGCACCTGCGAACTCGGCATGGAACGAGCTACGGGCAAGCCCTGGCGTCACGCCCTCTCGGTACTCGCCGAGCGCATGGTGGAGTATGCCCCAGCATGA